In a genomic window of Zerene cesonia ecotype Mississippi chromosome Z, Zerene_cesonia_1.1, whole genome shotgun sequence:
- the LOC119835851 gene encoding prefoldin subunit 1 — MARPVDLELKRAFGELHVKMLETSKKIQVIDTQIEVLKQVMRHVDITQREISTLPPDTKTYDCVGRSFFLINLEEVKTNLANKVTQFNTRTAELEENKQYLEKNLKESEDNIREMVQQRKEQGEK; from the coding sequence atggcgAGGCCGGTGGACTTAGAGTTAAAAAGAGCATTTGGTGAACTCCATGTGAAAATGCTTGAAACGAGTAAGAAAATACAAGTAATTGATACCCAAATTGAAGTTCTGAAACAAGTCATGCGACATGTAGATATCACTCAACGGGAAATCAGTACTTTACCACCTGACACAAAAACTTACGATTGCGTTGGGAGgagtttctttttaattaatctggAGGAGGTTAAAACAAACCTTGCGAACAAGGTTACTCAATTCAACACGCGTACCGCAGAACTCGAAGAGAATAAGcagtatttagaaaaaaatctaaaagaaAGCGAAGATAACATCAGGGAAATGGTGCAACAGAGAAAGGAACAGGGTGAaaagtaa